The following proteins are co-located in the Manihot esculenta cultivar AM560-2 chromosome 7, M.esculenta_v8, whole genome shotgun sequence genome:
- the LOC110607887 gene encoding putative pentatricopeptide repeat-containing protein At1g12700, mitochondrial, giving the protein MMMKMPWRRKSRSFHLQLQGAISTIQSPFLFLFTNYCHSSTSTLEDARFLTNNFKSASFTHLDDAIASFNHVIHKHPLPSRVPFNRFLSALVKMKQYHTVLSMSKTIELLGISHDVYSLNILINCFCHLHLVDFGFSVFGKMLKFGLEPTTVTFNTFINGLCMESKIDKAVEFFDDMVARGYQPDVYTYNVIVNGMCKFGKTNVAIGLLKGMADRGCEPDVVTYNAIIDALCKDELVGEALELFSQMRNKGISPDVITYTGLIHGVCKLGQKNQALALMNEMVEQNLLPNVYTFNVLIDALCKDGMVSEAQNTFNVMIQRGVEPDVVTYNSLIDVLCISDQFKEALALLKEMVGRNISPNVFTFNILIDTLCKKGLVSNAETIIKIMIQGGVEPNVVTYSSLMDEYCLGSQIDKAKKLFDLMVTNEIADIFSYNILINGYCKCKMIDDA; this is encoded by the coding sequence atgatgatgaagatgccttggaggaggaagagcaggagcttccatcttcagctacaaggggcaattagtaccattcaatctccattcttattcttatttaccaattattgccattcttctacttccacacttgaagatgcacgcttcttgacaaataacttcaaatctgcTTCTTTTACCCACCTTGATGATGCCATTGCTTCCTTCAATCATGTAATTCATAAGCATCCTCTGCCTTCTAGGGTTCCATTTAATAGATTCTTATCTGCCCTTGTGAAAATGAAACAATATCACACTGTCCTTTCCATGTCCAAAACAATTGAATTGCTAGGAATCTCTCACGATGTTTATTCTCTTAAcatcttaattaattgcttCTGCCACTTACATCTTGTGGATTTTGGCTTCTCTGTTTTTGGTAAGATGCTCAAATTCGGATTGGAGCCTACCACTGTGACATTTAATACCTTTATCAATGGGCTCTGTATGGAGAGTAAAATCGATAAAGCAGTGGAATTTTTCGATGATATGGTTGCACGTGGTTATCAACCTGATGTTTATACTTATAATGTGATAGTAAACGGAATGTGTAAATTTGGGAAAACAAACGTGGCTATTGGGCTGCTAAAGGGAATGGCTGATAGAGGTTGTGAGCCGGATGTTGTGACATACAATGCAATCATTGACGCCCTTtgcaaagatgagctagttggtGAGGCTTTAGAGCTCTTCTCTCAAATGAGGAATAAGGGCATTTCACCTGATGTCATCACTTACACTGGTTTAATTCATGGTGTTTGCAAATTAGGCCAAAAGAACCAAGCTTTGGCCTTGATGAATGAAATGGTAGAGCAAAACCTATTACCAAATGTTTATACCTTCAATGTATTGATTGATGCTCTTTGTAAGGATGGAATGGTTTCAGAGGCTCAAAATACATTCAAtgtaatgattcaaagaggtgtagAGCCTGATGTTGTCACCTACAATTCCTTAATTGATGTTCTTTGCATTTCAGACCAATTCAAGGAAGCTTTGGCCTTGTTGAAAGAAATGGTGGGGAGGAACATATCCCCTAATGTTTTTACCTTCAATATATTGATCGACACTCTTTGTAAAAAAGGACTGGTTTCAAATGCAGAgactataatcaaaataatgattCAAGGAGGTGTGGAACCTAACGTTGTCACTTATAGTTCATTGATGGATGAATATTGTCTAGGCAGCCAAATTGATAAGGCTAAAAAGCTATTTGATCTGATGGTGACCAATGAAATAGCTGACATTTTTAGCTACAACATTTTGATCAATGGATATTGTAAGTGCAAAATGATAGATGATGCATAG